Proteins encoded in a region of the Roseateles sp. SL47 genome:
- a CDS encoding colicin immunity domain-containing protein: MSDLLLRMAKAFVDNKIEPSSFVEDYIIQWKRERDCGEGLLDSPQMSEVLSSIFCIADMFNPNEDKEDYEFDADQLRHEIGRVIGGMTP, from the coding sequence ATGAGTGATCTGCTACTCCGGATGGCGAAAGCATTTGTTGATAACAAGATTGAACCATCCTCGTTCGTTGAAGATTACATTATTCAATGGAAGCGCGAGAGGGACTGCGGGGAGGGTCTTTTGGATTCTCCGCAAATGAGTGAAGTGCTTTCCAGCATTTTTTGTATAGCGGACATGTTCAATCCGAACGAGGATAAGGAAGACTATGAATTTGATGCGGATCAACTGCGACATGAAATTGGTCGTGTAATAGGTGGTATGACTCCGTGA
- a CDS encoding polymorphic toxin-type HINT domain-containing protein, translating to MTLGTVRTASNVVASVSEGQAVTRDVLAYESSMAQWLLSGKAKDITLGDVLKVVVDATPLGIGFSAGEKLSSTDPETIKAGGSEIGAALTYAALGAALEPAAMAAKGLVQKVDGIVLSKVEQVEVPALSHLSEKVDGVPGSSGGVAAGKVEESLPEVKGPSGAEEVTPEKVAPEKQTGEATPDAAPKCLTPPNCFVAGTLIHTVDGPKAIETFVGGELVLSRDEFTQAPGVRPVVATVSTEDQPIFEVVIVDADGRKEALQTTAEHPFWVTRVPGNQPLEEGAATAQWVRAASLEPGMRVIDLLGRDLTVHAQRALERKATVYNIEVHEHHTYHVGGMGVWVHNAPCCEVGNDGSAAEASNSLAFKPGQDLIHFNKHGGEIADVLGHQNYTLEQYLSDANSVIQNGKFVPELNGYAAIPGGAGSAKGLFVGLDRTTGEITTMHLKSVSWFGMKAPSLGWLAQPSSVLTDIVGPKTNLGWKWPY from the coding sequence ATGACGCTGGGGACCGTGCGCACGGCCAGCAATGTGGTGGCGAGCGTGAGCGAAGGCCAGGCCGTGACCCGCGATGTACTGGCCTACGAATCGTCGATGGCCCAGTGGCTGCTCAGCGGGAAGGCCAAGGACATCACCTTAGGCGATGTGCTGAAGGTGGTGGTGGATGCAACGCCCTTGGGTATCGGGTTCTCGGCCGGAGAAAAGCTGAGCTCCACCGACCCCGAGACGATCAAGGCCGGTGGCAGCGAGATCGGAGCCGCATTGACGTATGCGGCGCTGGGGGCTGCCTTGGAACCGGCGGCGATGGCTGCCAAGGGTCTCGTGCAGAAGGTGGACGGGATCGTTCTGTCCAAAGTGGAACAGGTCGAGGTGCCGGCGCTGTCTCATCTGTCGGAGAAGGTGGATGGGGTGCCGGGGAGCAGTGGCGGCGTTGCTGCAGGGAAGGTGGAAGAGAGTCTTCCGGAGGTGAAGGGACCGAGCGGGGCGGAGGAGGTGACACCGGAGAAGGTGGCACCGGAAAAGCAGACCGGTGAGGCAACGCCGGACGCCGCGCCGAAGTGCCTGACGCCGCCGAACTGCTTTGTTGCCGGCACGCTGATCCATACGGTGGATGGGCCCAAAGCCATCGAGACGTTTGTGGGTGGCGAGTTGGTGCTGTCGAGGGATGAGTTCACGCAGGCCCCGGGCGTGCGGCCGGTGGTGGCAACGGTGTCCACCGAGGATCAGCCGATCTTTGAGGTGGTGATCGTTGACGCCGATGGACGGAAAGAGGCGCTGCAGACGACGGCGGAACACCCGTTCTGGGTGACCCGTGTGCCGGGGAATCAACCGCTAGAAGAAGGAGCAGCAACAGCTCAATGGGTGCGTGCGGCTTCGCTGGAGCCGGGGATGAGGGTGATCGACTTACTGGGTCGAGATTTGACCGTTCATGCACAGAGGGCGTTGGAACGTAAGGCGACGGTTTATAACATCGAGGTTCATGAACACCATACCTACCACGTGGGGGGAATGGGGGTGTGGGTTCATAATGCGCCGTGTTGTGAGGTTGGCAATGATGGCAGTGCTGCCGAGGCCAGTAATTCATTGGCGTTTAAGCCGGGGCAAGATCTCATTCACTTCAACAAACACGGTGGCGAAATCGCGGACGTGCTTGGTCACCAAAACTACACGCTCGAGCAATATTTGTCTGATGCAAACTCGGTGATTCAAAACGGTAAGTTCGTGCCGGAGTTGAACGGATATGCGGCCATACCCGGAGGAGCTGGTTCGGCAAAAGGTTTGTTTGTTGGTCTCGATAGAACGACTGGTGAAATCACCACGATGCACTTGAAGTCGGTTTCTTGGTTCGGAATGAAGGCACCCAGCCTGGGTTGGCTGGCGCAGCCGAGTAGCGTTCTGACCGACATCGTTGGCCCGAAAACAAACTTGGGTTGGAAATGGCCTTATTGA
- a CDS encoding DsbA family oxidoreductase codes for MTDTPRSAAVRIDFVSDVACPWCAVGLKSLETALTRLPDVKADLHFQPFELNPDMPPEGEDIEEHLSRKYRSTPEQRQQIRQHLRDRGASVGFTFTEGARSRIFNTFDAHRLLHWAGLQSPQAQRDLKLALLTAYHTSGKNPGDRSVLLDTVSTIGLDAAEAARVFDSGEFADDVREAEALWQSRGISSVPAVVLNERYLISGGQPPEAFEQALRQVMQEMAEEDAS; via the coding sequence ATGACTGACACCCCCCGCTCCGCCGCAGTGCGCATCGATTTTGTTTCCGACGTGGCCTGCCCCTGGTGCGCGGTCGGCCTGAAGTCCCTGGAGACCGCCCTGACGCGGCTGCCGGACGTGAAGGCCGACCTGCACTTCCAGCCGTTTGAACTCAATCCGGACATGCCGCCGGAGGGTGAGGACATTGAAGAGCACCTGAGCCGCAAGTACCGCTCCACGCCCGAGCAGCGCCAGCAGATCCGCCAGCATCTGCGGGACCGTGGCGCTTCGGTGGGCTTCACCTTCACCGAAGGCGCCCGCAGCCGCATCTTCAATACCTTTGATGCGCACCGCCTGCTGCACTGGGCCGGTTTGCAATCGCCGCAGGCACAACGGGACCTGAAACTGGCCCTGCTGACGGCCTACCACACCAGTGGCAAGAACCCGGGCGACCGGAGCGTGCTGCTGGACACGGTCAGCACCATCGGCCTGGACGCCGCCGAAGCTGCCCGTGTGTTTGACAGCGGCGAGTTCGCCGACGATGTGCGCGAGGCGGAAGCCCTGTGGCAGAGCCGCGGCATCAGTTCGGTGCCGGCGGTGGTGCTGAACGAGCGCTACCTGATTTCCGGCGGGCAGCCGCCGGAGGCCTTTGAGCAGGCGCTACGGCAGGTCATGCAGGAAATGGCAGAAGAAGACGCTTCTTGA
- a CDS encoding TonB-dependent receptor, whose product MNHSHTRARRQPGRHRPTRHRLAAALGLSAGLSLLVPLTALAQATGAAADADTTPRKLERVEITGSAIKRLADEGALPVQVITRQDITKAGVTTAAELMATVSAASKGLTDGVSIGTGGFKDQMGMNSANLRGLGTSSTLVLLNGRRMANFASPGDDQGVDLNNIPAAAIERVEVLLDGASALYGTDAIGGVVNFITRKDFQGVQLDAYGGFSGEGGAGKRTGSISGGYGDVSRDGFNLFGVLDFQRTNALRTSQRQFISDLRIPERLPHLLSGVTYPGNIRLSSDQRDYLQSVGFTINGKPIVNRTINLSAPNCQPPHTLYLPSGIGGEDACTYDYMRDLELYPKTEKTGFLGRGVFKINDSHQAFVEYAYSRARSWYVGTSNRIDAELDVSKIPELAATGLADALPDDRSILVRTRMIEGGNRASQLTSTGTRVVVGMNGTVSGWDYDWGYNHSVNRVSDRDVRGYYPEDATLQAYADGLLNPFGASSAEGLALLKSLNIDQEVRRARGVMDSVDAKVSRALTRLDGGDLAVALGAEFRREKAASSASDLLMSDNILGDSSPGDAQFTNNSRKVWAAYGELLAPFAKGWEAQLSLRHDRYQRIGSTTNPKVGLRWTPMPDLTLRASAGTGFRAPSMDDLYRPTKVSFTSILPDPVCMAENDNDLSFCADAWETRTSSNPKLKPEKSRQFSIGFLTDPSPLWSVGVDYWNIQKRNLISTLGDDVILSNLDKYEPLVHRYNEDEGLAGCDYDASDSSICFIELRKENRGREKASGLDLTLQLRSAATEWGRFSAKLVGTWTLTSKRQTGDGDPYISNLGRFVTDGVVQRWRHRLNLDWSRGDWSLNLANTFYSGYTDQNSAIDTDTGTVVEKNKVKAYSLWDLSGGWEATKALSLRAGVKNLFDTSPPFSNQAYFFISGYDPSYTDPRGRFFYVSGSYRF is encoded by the coding sequence ATGAATCACTCACACACACGCGCGCGCCGCCAGCCGGGCCGCCATCGCCCCACCCGGCATCGTCTGGCCGCTGCGTTGGGGCTCTCGGCGGGTCTATCGCTGCTGGTGCCGCTCACCGCGCTGGCCCAAGCCACGGGCGCCGCTGCAGACGCCGACACCACGCCGCGCAAGCTGGAGCGTGTGGAGATCACCGGTTCCGCCATCAAACGCCTGGCCGATGAAGGCGCCCTGCCCGTTCAGGTCATCACCCGCCAGGACATCACCAAGGCCGGCGTGACCACGGCGGCCGAATTGATGGCCACCGTCTCGGCCGCCAGCAAAGGCTTGACCGACGGCGTGAGCATCGGCACGGGCGGGTTCAAGGACCAGATGGGCATGAACTCCGCCAATCTGCGCGGACTGGGCACCTCCTCCACCCTGGTGCTGCTGAATGGCCGCCGCATGGCCAACTTTGCGTCGCCGGGTGACGACCAGGGCGTGGATCTGAACAACATCCCCGCCGCAGCCATTGAACGTGTGGAAGTGCTGCTGGACGGCGCCTCAGCGCTCTACGGCACGGACGCCATCGGCGGCGTGGTGAACTTCATCACCCGAAAGGACTTCCAGGGCGTGCAGCTGGATGCGTATGGCGGCTTCTCCGGCGAAGGCGGCGCAGGCAAGCGCACCGGCAGCATCTCCGGCGGCTATGGGGACGTCTCGCGAGACGGCTTCAACCTTTTCGGTGTGCTGGACTTCCAGCGCACCAATGCCTTGCGCACCTCGCAGCGCCAGTTCATTTCCGACTTGCGAATTCCTGAGCGCCTGCCGCATTTGCTGTCCGGCGTCACCTACCCCGGCAACATCCGCCTGAGCAGCGACCAACGGGACTATCTCCAGTCCGTGGGCTTCACCATCAACGGCAAGCCCATTGTCAACCGCACCATCAACCTCAGTGCCCCCAACTGCCAGCCGCCGCACACGCTGTATCTGCCTAGCGGCATTGGTGGGGAAGATGCCTGCACGTATGACTACATGCGTGACCTGGAGCTGTATCCCAAAACCGAGAAAACCGGCTTCCTGGGCCGTGGGGTTTTCAAGATCAACGACAGCCACCAGGCGTTTGTGGAGTACGCGTACAGCCGCGCGCGCAGCTGGTATGTCGGCACCAGCAACCGGATTGATGCGGAACTGGATGTGTCCAAGATTCCGGAACTGGCCGCCACCGGCCTGGCCGATGCCCTGCCGGACGACCGCAGCATCCTGGTGCGCACCCGGATGATTGAAGGCGGCAATCGGGCCAGCCAGTTGACCAGCACGGGCACTCGCGTGGTGGTGGGCATGAACGGCACCGTGAGCGGCTGGGATTACGACTGGGGCTACAACCACAGCGTGAACCGGGTCTCCGACCGCGACGTCCGGGGCTATTACCCGGAAGACGCCACGCTGCAGGCCTATGCGGACGGCCTGCTCAATCCGTTTGGCGCATCCAGCGCCGAGGGGCTGGCGCTGTTGAAATCCCTGAACATCGACCAGGAGGTGCGGCGGGCGCGAGGCGTGATGGATTCGGTGGATGCCAAGGTGTCCCGCGCGCTGACTCGGCTGGATGGCGGGGATTTGGCGGTGGCGCTGGGTGCCGAATTCCGACGGGAGAAGGCCGCTTCATCGGCCAGCGACCTGTTGATGTCCGACAACATCCTGGGCGACTCCTCCCCCGGCGACGCGCAGTTCACCAACAACTCTCGCAAGGTCTGGGCCGCGTACGGGGAATTGTTGGCGCCGTTTGCCAAGGGATGGGAGGCTCAGTTGTCGTTGCGGCATGACCGCTATCAACGCATCGGCTCCACCACCAATCCGAAAGTGGGCCTGCGCTGGACACCGATGCCGGACCTGACACTGAGAGCATCGGCCGGCACTGGATTCCGGGCCCCGTCCATGGACGATCTGTACCGCCCGACCAAGGTGTCCTTCACCTCCATCCTGCCGGACCCGGTATGCATGGCGGAGAACGACAACGACTTGAGTTTCTGTGCGGATGCATGGGAAACCCGCACGTCATCCAACCCCAAGCTGAAGCCGGAAAAGTCGCGCCAGTTCAGCATCGGTTTCCTGACCGACCCCTCACCATTGTGGAGCGTGGGGGTGGACTACTGGAACATCCAGAAGCGCAATCTGATCAGCACACTGGGCGATGACGTGATTCTGTCCAACCTGGACAAATACGAACCCCTGGTGCACCGTTACAACGAGGATGAAGGCTTGGCCGGATGTGACTACGACGCGTCCGACTCCAGCATCTGCTTCATTGAACTTCGCAAGGAAAACCGGGGCCGGGAAAAGGCCTCCGGCCTGGATCTGACCTTGCAACTGCGCTCGGCGGCGACGGAATGGGGCCGCTTCTCGGCCAAACTGGTCGGCACCTGGACCCTGACGTCCAAGCGGCAAACGGGTGATGGCGACCCCTACATCAGCAATCTCGGGCGGTTTGTGACCGATGGCGTGGTGCAGCGCTGGCGGCACCGGCTGAATCTGGATTGGTCGCGGGGGGATTGGAGCCTGAATCTGGCGAACACGTTCTACAGCGGCTACACCGATCAGAACTCCGCCATTGATACGGACACCGGCACGGTGGTGGAGAAGAACAAGGTGAAGGCGTATTCGCTGTGGGACTTGTCCGGGGGCTGGGAAGCCACCAAGGCCTTGTCCCTGCGGGCGGGGGTGAAGAACCTGTTTGACACCTCGCCGCCGTTCTCCAACCAGGCCTACTTCTTTATTTCGGGTTATGACCCGAGCTATACGGATCCGCGCGGACGGTTCTTCTACGTGAGCGGCAGTTATCGCTTCTAA
- a CDS encoding IS1634 family transposase — protein MFIKLTRSGSRTYAQLVESFRDELGKPRQRTVATLGRVDEQDGQVDALLNGLLRAKGRPVGATESPQVSFESALSLGDVWALDALWRELGFDGLAAVFRRARFTTAVEHAIRVMVFNRLCDPESKLGVLRWLQTVSMPGVDVDKLSHQHLLRSMDALMDHQTAVDDCVAQLLRPLIDEDLSVVFYDLTTIRAEGLSQQDGDVRHFGMSKEGVIARQFMLGVVQTADGMPIYHEAFDGNAAEAPTLQPTLKKVLARYPHIRRLVVVADRGLLSLDNIEALTKLQVAGDRPLEFILAVPGRRYAEFVEVLQPFAQKAAQATDEIVTEAQWQGHRLVVAHNPVRAAEQTQERLARIHALQQRADQLAGKLDAQDEGKVQRGRKLSDSGAKARFFHEVSDAHLARIIQVDLKSDLFTYAIDEAALARAQLMDGKLMLVTNVQDMAADEVVRRYKALADIERGFKVLKSEIEITPVFHRLPERIKAHASICFMALILYRVIRQRLKLAGSDLSPEAALADLRRIQRHTVSIDSSAPIHGVSTVQPRQAQALAALRIKKPTIDTQLTLL, from the coding sequence ATGTTCATCAAGCTCACCCGATCTGGTTCGCGCACCTACGCGCAGCTGGTCGAGTCGTTCCGCGATGAGCTTGGCAAGCCCCGCCAGCGCACGGTCGCCACGCTCGGCCGCGTCGATGAGCAGGATGGCCAGGTCGATGCGCTGCTCAATGGCCTGCTGCGCGCCAAGGGCCGCCCCGTCGGCGCGACCGAGAGCCCTCAGGTGAGCTTCGAGTCGGCGCTGTCGCTGGGCGATGTCTGGGCACTGGATGCGCTGTGGCGCGAACTGGGCTTCGATGGCCTGGCCGCCGTCTTCCGGCGCGCCCGCTTCACCACCGCTGTCGAACACGCCATCCGCGTGATGGTCTTCAACCGGCTGTGTGACCCGGAGTCCAAGCTGGGCGTGCTGCGCTGGCTACAGACGGTGAGCATGCCGGGCGTTGACGTCGACAAGCTCAGCCATCAACACCTGCTGCGCAGCATGGACGCGCTGATGGACCACCAGACTGCCGTCGATGACTGCGTGGCCCAGTTGCTGCGCCCGCTCATCGATGAAGACCTGTCGGTCGTGTTCTATGACCTGACCACCATCCGTGCCGAGGGCCTGAGCCAGCAGGATGGCGACGTGCGGCACTTCGGCATGTCCAAGGAGGGCGTCATCGCCCGCCAGTTCATGCTGGGCGTGGTGCAGACGGCTGACGGCATGCCGATCTATCACGAGGCCTTCGACGGCAATGCGGCCGAGGCGCCGACGTTGCAGCCCACGCTCAAGAAGGTGCTGGCGCGCTACCCGCATATCCGCCGACTGGTGGTGGTGGCCGACCGGGGGCTGCTGTCGCTGGACAACATCGAGGCGCTGACGAAGCTGCAGGTGGCGGGTGACCGGCCGCTGGAGTTCATCCTGGCGGTGCCGGGGCGGCGCTATGCCGAGTTCGTCGAGGTCTTGCAGCCCTTTGCCCAGAAGGCCGCGCAGGCCACGGACGAGATCGTCACTGAGGCCCAGTGGCAAGGCCATCGCCTAGTGGTGGCGCACAACCCGGTACGCGCCGCCGAGCAGACCCAGGAGCGCCTGGCACGCATCCATGCGCTGCAGCAGCGCGCCGATCAACTCGCCGGCAAGCTCGACGCGCAGGATGAGGGTAAGGTCCAACGCGGGCGCAAGCTCTCGGACTCGGGCGCCAAGGCGCGCTTCTTCCACGAGGTGAGCGACGCCCATCTGGCGCGCATCATTCAGGTCGACCTGAAGTCCGACTTGTTCACCTACGCCATCGACGAGGCCGCGCTGGCCCGGGCGCAGCTGATGGACGGCAAGCTGATGCTGGTGACCAACGTGCAGGACATGGCCGCCGACGAGGTGGTGAGGCGCTACAAGGCGCTGGCCGACATCGAGCGCGGCTTCAAGGTGCTGAAGTCCGAAATCGAGATCACCCCGGTCTTCCACCGCCTGCCCGAGCGCATCAAGGCCCACGCCAGCATCTGCTTCATGGCGCTGATCCTGTACCGCGTGATACGCCAGCGTCTGAAGCTGGCCGGCAGCGATTTGTCACCCGAAGCCGCCTTGGCGGACCTGCGCCGCATCCAGCGTCACACCGTCAGCATCGACAGCAGCGCGCCCATCCACGGCGTGTCCACCGTTCAACCCCGCCAGGCCCAGGCCCTGGCCGCACTGCGCATCAAGAAACCGACTATCGACACCCAGTTGACGCTGCTGTAG
- a CDS encoding IS5 family transposase, with protein MITPRIKPSAFWRRQASSDLFVQDRRQEKMGSFIANLAAMDELVDFAAVAAQVEAACPRPDRSKGGRPPYSTEIMVRLVFIQSLYNLSDEECEYQVLDRMSFQHFCRLAGELHIPDARTLWRFKQQLAQGGLGGRAIFEAVSQQLQAHGYIPRGGQIVDASIVQAPVTHTKSEEREALNEGQAPEGWSSKKLRHTDRAARWTKKHGKSHYGDKVHANSDARYKLIRKIKVTPANVDDGQTLKDVLDPSNTGKRVLADRGYDSQANRDLLREQQLRDGIGRRARPGQQKRQRLDARNTAINRIRARGEHVFAGLQQLGGKVVRATTLARNELANTLQCVAYNVKRLVWLAAHEPAH; from the coding sequence ATGATCACACCCCGCATCAAGCCGTCGGCCTTCTGGCGCCGCCAGGCTTCATCTGACCTATTCGTTCAGGACCGACGTCAGGAGAAGATGGGCAGCTTCATCGCCAACCTCGCGGCGATGGACGAACTGGTGGACTTCGCAGCAGTTGCAGCTCAGGTGGAGGCAGCCTGCCCACGGCCCGACCGCAGCAAGGGTGGTCGCCCGCCGTACTCCACCGAGATCATGGTGCGGCTGGTGTTCATCCAGTCGCTGTACAACTTGAGCGACGAGGAGTGCGAGTACCAGGTGCTGGACCGCATGAGCTTCCAGCACTTTTGCCGGCTTGCAGGCGAGCTGCACATCCCGGACGCACGCACGCTGTGGCGCTTCAAGCAGCAACTGGCCCAGGGTGGCCTGGGCGGGAGGGCCATCTTCGAGGCCGTGAGCCAGCAACTGCAGGCTCACGGCTACATCCCGCGAGGCGGGCAGATCGTGGACGCCAGCATCGTGCAGGCGCCGGTCACGCACACCAAGAGCGAGGAGCGCGAAGCGCTCAATGAAGGGCAGGCCCCTGAGGGCTGGTCCTCCAAGAAGCTGCGCCACACCGACCGCGCCGCCCGCTGGACGAAGAAGCACGGCAAGAGCCACTACGGCGACAAGGTGCATGCCAACAGCGACGCGCGCTACAAGCTCATCCGCAAGATCAAGGTCACGCCGGCCAATGTGGACGACGGCCAGACCTTGAAGGACGTGCTGGACCCCAGCAACACCGGCAAACGCGTGCTGGCCGACCGGGGCTATGACAGCCAGGCCAACCGGGACCTGCTGCGAGAGCAGCAACTGCGAGACGGCATCGGCAGAAGAGCCCGGCCTGGGCAGCAGAAGCGTCAGCGGCTGGATGCACGCAACACGGCCATCAACCGCATCCGGGCCAGAGGCGAGCACGTGTTCGCGGGCCTGCAGCAGTTGGGTGGCAAGGTGGTGCGGGCCACGACGCTGGCTCGCAATGAACTGGCGAACACGCTCCAGTGCGTGGCCTACAACGTCAAGCGACTGGTGTGGCTGGCCGCCCATGAGCCGGCGCATTGA
- a CDS encoding recombination-associated protein RdgC: MFKNLIIYRIANDWQPNAEKLEDALEEERFEPCGATQALSAGWVPPRGEPGARLLEDIDGHWLLNLRLEKRVLPGSVVREHVEELAEKIEQETGRRPGKKQQRDMKEQVELELLPRAFTLQSHLRVWISPKQHLLMVDAGSIGKADELITLLVKADTSLNLHLLQSAESPAACMAAWLMDGVPPKDFVIDRDCELKAADEMKAAVRYARHNLDTDEVKAHLTSGKMPTRLALTWKERVSFTLTDTLQVKGIKFLDVVFDGRDKPAKDEAFDVDAALATGELSQLIPELVEGLGGELDFIGQSAKIAAEHAPKAASGETGAAGADGVQAHRTPAMDADLATEAAPWD; this comes from the coding sequence ATGTTCAAGAACCTGATCATTTACCGCATCGCCAATGACTGGCAGCCCAACGCCGAGAAGCTGGAAGACGCGCTGGAGGAGGAACGCTTCGAGCCTTGTGGCGCCACGCAGGCGCTGTCGGCGGGCTGGGTACCGCCGCGCGGCGAACCCGGCGCGCGTCTGCTGGAAGACATCGATGGCCACTGGCTGCTGAACCTGCGGCTGGAGAAGCGCGTGCTGCCGGGCTCGGTGGTGCGCGAGCATGTGGAAGAGCTGGCCGAGAAGATCGAGCAGGAAACCGGCCGCCGCCCCGGCAAGAAGCAGCAGCGCGACATGAAGGAACAAGTGGAGCTGGAACTGCTGCCCCGCGCCTTCACGCTGCAGTCCCACCTGCGGGTGTGGATCTCGCCCAAGCAGCACCTGCTGATGGTGGATGCCGGCTCCATCGGCAAGGCCGACGAGCTGATCACCCTGCTGGTGAAGGCCGACACCTCGCTGAATCTGCACCTGCTGCAAAGCGCCGAATCCCCGGCGGCCTGCATGGCGGCCTGGCTGATGGACGGGGTGCCGCCCAAGGACTTTGTCATCGACCGGGACTGCGAGCTGAAGGCTGCCGACGAGATGAAGGCCGCCGTGCGTTATGCCCGCCACAACCTGGACACCGACGAGGTGAAGGCCCATCTCACCAGCGGCAAGATGCCGACCCGGCTGGCGCTGACCTGGAAAGAACGGGTGTCGTTCACGCTGACCGACACGCTGCAGGTCAAGGGCATCAAGTTCCTGGACGTGGTGTTTGATGGCCGGGACAAACCAGCCAAGGACGAAGCGTTTGATGTGGACGCCGCGCTGGCGACGGGAGAGCTGAGCCAGCTGATTCCGGAGCTTGTGGAGGGTCTGGGCGGCGAGCTGGACTTCATCGGGCAGTCGGCCAAGATTGCGGCGGAGCATGCACCGAAGGCCGCTTCGGGTGAGACGGGCGCTGCCGGGGCCGACGGCGTGCAGGCGCACCGCACGCCGGCCATGGATGCCGACCTGGCGACCGAAGCTGCGCCCTGGGATTGA
- the dusA gene encoding tRNA dihydrouridine(20/20a) synthase DusA produces the protein MLDWTDRHCRYFHRLLTRHTLLYTEMVTTGALLHGDQPRHLDFSEQEHPVALQLGGSEPADLAACAKLAVKWGYDEVNLNCGCPSERVQRGAFGACLMAEPALVAQGVKAMKDAVSIPVTVKHRIGIDKIESYDFVRDFVGTIAEAGCDVFIVHARNAWLQGLSPKENRDIPPLRYELVHRLKQDFPALTIAINGGIKTDDQIAEQLAHVDGVMVGRQAYHEPWQMAGWDQRFFGAATSPVADRQAVEALWLDYLEQQVAQGRPWAQAMRHALGLWNGLPGARRWRQVWSDHRFKHLPVREVARQATLAREAAAELARQHPAFQAE, from the coding sequence ATGCTCGATTGGACCGATCGCCACTGTCGCTACTTCCACCGGCTGCTCACCCGCCACACGCTGCTCTACACCGAAATGGTCACCACGGGCGCCTTGCTGCACGGGGACCAGCCGCGTCACCTGGACTTCAGCGAGCAGGAACATCCCGTGGCGCTGCAACTCGGCGGGTCGGAACCCGCCGACCTGGCCGCCTGCGCCAAGCTGGCTGTGAAGTGGGGGTATGACGAGGTCAACCTCAATTGCGGGTGCCCCAGCGAGCGGGTGCAACGCGGCGCGTTTGGTGCCTGCCTGATGGCCGAACCCGCCCTGGTGGCACAGGGCGTCAAAGCCATGAAAGATGCGGTGAGCATCCCTGTCACCGTCAAGCATCGCATCGGCATCGACAAGATCGAGAGCTACGACTTCGTCCGTGACTTCGTCGGCACCATCGCCGAAGCCGGCTGCGACGTGTTCATCGTGCATGCCCGCAATGCGTGGCTGCAGGGGCTCTCCCCCAAAGAGAACCGCGACATCCCGCCGCTACGCTATGAACTGGTGCACCGCTTGAAGCAGGACTTTCCGGCCCTGACCATTGCCATCAACGGCGGCATCAAGACGGATGACCAGATCGCGGAGCAACTGGCGCATGTCGATGGCGTGATGGTGGGCCGTCAGGCCTATCACGAACCCTGGCAGATGGCCGGATGGGACCAGCGCTTCTTTGGCGCGGCCACCTCGCCGGTCGCTGACCGGCAGGCGGTGGAAGCCTTGTGGCTGGACTATCTGGAGCAGCAGGTGGCCCAGGGGCGCCCCTGGGCCCAGGCCATGCGCCATGCGCTAGGGCTGTGGAACGGCTTGCCGGGCGCGCGGCGCTGGCGGCAGGTGTGGTCCGACCATCGGTTCAAGCATCTGCCGGTGCGCGAAGTGGCCCGTCAGGCCACCCTGGCGCGCGAAGCCGCTGCCGAGCTGGCTCGGCAGCATCCGGCCTTCCAGGCCGAATAA